Proteins encoded within one genomic window of Fusarium musae strain F31 chromosome 4, whole genome shotgun sequence:
- a CDS encoding hypothetical protein (EggNog:ENOG41), translating into MAAPPPPPQGGLSLYENLLDPNDTPSTSATISSAPVLYSQTEDTSADITVKKPIDPALRFQPIRRPQVKQAKPKPAFPKPAVSKQAVNPAPLAPVQPKTTLADWAATEEDEWMYGMGEKRQRGGRKKKKKRQQEEFETNWDDIYDPTRPTNVEEYLHSDEKVQEVRDWKALLYRHRRERDESDLSDEDEDEQTRHVPSNQFAPPSSYAFVPPPPQSPPAGPTPGDVSGDDAFARRVATSQGEAPPPAAQASPSQPSNSATISRAPVRYSKPHDDEDGTEDNVDDDAYSPPPALGSSLPEQPGDDAQARSSRPGQFGFAHRLMSKYGWTKGSGLGADESGIVNPLRVQVEKRRKKADADGGGWAEPGGKGKIVGGKRKEENTGKFGAMSDVIVLRNMLENMPNLEEEIAGGLGQEIGEECGEKYGRVERLYIDQESRRVFIKFTNQVSALRAVNELDGRVFNGNTIVPEFFDTEKFEQGKYH; encoded by the exons ATGGCAGCTCCACCGCCGCCACCTCAAGGAGGGCTATCTCTCTACGAGAACCTGCTGGATCCCAATGATACGCCTTCAACCTCAGCGACAATATCTTCAGCCCCTGTTCTGTACAGCCAAACAGAAGACACATCTGCAGACATTACCGTCAAGAAGCCCATTGATCCCGCCCTTCGCTTTCAACCTATACGTCGTCCACAGGTgaagcaagccaagccaaagccagcaTTCCCCAAGCCAGCTGTATCTAAGCAGGCTGTGAATCCTGCTCCTCTCGCTCCTGTGCAACCGAAGACTACTCTTGCAGACTGGGCTGCaactgaggaagatgagtgGATGTATGGTATGGGTGAAAAGCGTCAGCGTGGCggtcgcaagaagaagaaaaagagacaACAAGAGGAATTTGAGACGAACTGGGACGATATTTACGACCCTACACGGCCAACTAATGTTGAAGAGTACCTGCATAGTGATGAGAAAGTCCAAGAGGTCAGAGATTGGAAAGCCTTGCTTTATAGGCACCGGCGTGAACGCGACGAAAGCGACCTCtcagacgaggacgaggatgaacaAACCCGGCATGTTCCTTCAA ATCAGTTTGCTCCACCTTCGTCATATGCTTTCGTACCACCACCGCCTCAATCACCCCCAGCAGGACCAACTCCAGGCGATGTTAGTGGGGACGATGCATTTGCTCGCCGTGTAGCTACATCTCAAGGGGAAGCTCCTCCGCCTGCTGCACAAGCATCACCCTCTCAGCCTTCCAATTCCGCGACCATATCACGCGCTCCCGTAAGATATTCAAAGCCacatgacgacgaagacggaACAGAGGATAATGTCGATGACGATGCGTATTCTCCGCCGCCAGCTCTTGGGTCCAGTCTTCCGGAACAACCTGGTGATGATGCTCAGGCTCGGTCAAGCCGTCCAGGCCAGTTTGGTTTTGCCCATCGATTGATGAGCAAATATGGATGGACAAAGGGCAGTGgccttggtgctgatgagtCAGGAATTGTCAACCCTTTGCGTGTTCAAGTTGAGAAGCGGCGGAAGAAAGCCGACGCAGATGGCGGAGGATGGGCCGAGCCAGGTGGTAAGGGTAAGATCGTTGGTGGGAAGCGCAAAGAGGAAAACACAGGCAAGTTTGGTGCTATGAGTGATGTCATAGTACTGCGCAATATGCTTGAGAACATGCCGaatcttgaggaggagattgcaGGAGGTTTGGGACAAGAGATTGGAGAAGAGTGTGGAGAAAAG TACGGGCGCGTGGAGAGACTATACATTGACCAGGAAAGTCGCAGAGTGTTTATCAAGTTCACAAATCAAGTTTCAGCCCTTCGG GCAGTCAACGAACTAGATGGTCGTGTATTCAATGGTAATACAATAGTCCCCGAATTCTTCGATACAGAAAAGTTTGAGCAGGGTAAGTATCACTAA
- the DBP5 gene encoding RNA helicase required for poly(A+) mRNA export (BUSCO:EOG09261MPU), with the protein MADLASRITKPDEAATEPPAESAPASTGELGQADGNIEDLGGSGLHEPEWDVEVSLSELQNNEATPFHSATTWQDLGLREDILKGLLSLNFLKPSKVQGRSLPLMLSDPPRNMLAQSQSGTGKTAAFVTAILSRVDFSKPDQPQALALAPSRELARQIEGVINAIGRFIENKKVAAAIPGALPRGEPVRASVIVGTPGTVMDIIRRRQLDVSQLRVLVLDEADNMLDQQGLGDQCLRVKNMLPKDIQVLLFSATFPENVMKYASKFAPNAHSLKLQRSELTVKGISQMFIDCPDDNTKYDILCKLYGLMTIGQSVIFVKTRESANEIQRRMVADGHKVSALHAAFDGFERDDLLSKFRQGENKVLITTNVLARGIDVSSVSMVINYDIPMKGRGDTEPDAETYLHRIGRTGRFGRVGVSISFVYDKKSFDALSKIAEQYGIDLVKLDTEDWDEAEERVKEVIKKNRAQASYAPSATEPKATEGA; encoded by the exons ATGGCTGATCTTGCGAGCCGAATTACAAAGCCCGATGAGGCTGCCACGGAGCCTCCAGCCGAAAGTGCTCCCGCCTCTACTGGCGAACTTGGCCAAGCCGACGGCAACATCGAGGACCTCGGGGGCTCTGGTCTCCATGAGCCTGAATGGGATGTCGAGGTCTCCCTTAGCGAGCTACAGAACAATGAAGCTACCCCCTTCCACTCTGCCACCACCTGGCAGGATCTCGGCCT CCGTGAGGATATTCTGAAGGGTCTCCTCAGCCTTAACTTTCTGAAGCCCTCCAAAGTGCAAGGCAGATCTCTTCCGCTGATGCTTAGCGATCCGCCGCGAAACATGTTGGCGCAGTCTCAGTCTGGCACTGGCAAAACCGCTGCCTTTGTGACCGCGATATTGTCGCGAGTTGACTTCAGCAAACCTGACCAGCCCCAAGCTCTTGCTCTTGCACCTAGCCGAGAACTGGCGCGACAAATTGAAGGAGTTATCAACGCCATAGGTCGCTTTATCGAGAATAAGaaggttgctgctgcgatCCCTGGCGCCCTCCCTCGCGGAGAACCCGTCAGAGCTAGTGTTATTGTCGGTACTCCAGGTACAGTGATGGATATCATTCGACGCAGACAGTTGGATGTCTCTCAGCTCCgcgtccttgtccttgacgagGCCGACAATATGCTGGATCAGCAAGGACTCGGGGACCAGTGCCTTAGGGTCAAGAA CATGCTCCCCAAGGACATTCAGGTCCTTCTTTTTTCGGCCACCTTCCCCGAGAATGTCATGAAATATGCCAGCAAGTTCGCGCCTAACGCTCATAGTCTTAAGTTGCAGCGTAGTGAGCTCACAGTCAAGGGCATTTCTCAAATGTTCATCGACTGCCCAGATGACAACACCAAGTACGATATTCTCTGTAAGCTTTATGGGTTGATGACCATCGGCCAGTCAGTCATCTTCGTAAAG ACACGAGAAAGCGCCAATGAGATTCAGAGGCGGATGGTAGCAGATGGTCACAAGGTCTCTGCACTCCATGCCGCATTTGATGGATTCGAGCGAGATGATCTTTTGTCCAAATTCCGCCAGGGCGAGAACAAGGTTCTCATTACCACCAACGTTTTGgctcgtggtatcgatgtttCCAGTGTATCCATGGTTATCAACTATGACATTCCCATGAAGGGAAGAGGCGACACTGAACCAGATGCCGAGACTTATCTGCACCGTATCGGCCGAACCGGTCGATTTGGCCGTGTCGGGGTCAGCATCAGCTTCGTTTACGATAAGAAAAGTTTCGATGCCTTGAGCAAGATTGCCGAGCAGTATGGTATTGACTTGGTCAAGCTCGATACCGAGGATTGGGATGAGGCGGAGGAACGAGTGAAGgaagtcatcaagaagaacagagcCCAAGCTTCGTATGCCCCTAGTGCGACTGAGCCTAAGGCTACCGAGGGTGCCTAG